From a single Lolium rigidum isolate FL_2022 chromosome 7, APGP_CSIRO_Lrig_0.1, whole genome shotgun sequence genomic region:
- the LOC124679266 gene encoding zealexin A1 synthase-like codes for MEMDQLSPGISLFSLAVATILLWFVLRQALGGGKDTGAKLPPGPWNLPVIGSLHHLVIGTKLPPHRALLRLSRRHGPLMLVRLGEVPKVIVSTPEAAMEVLKTNDLTFATRPSGPTLDIVSSGGRGLVFAPYGEHWRQMRKVCVVEVLSARQVRRIESIKQDEVARLLESVAAASTASPAATVDLGERLARLTNNVIARAAFGGECRQQEAYLRELARMSTLVGGFSLVDLFPSSRLVRWLSSAAGDVRRSHARVQRILGDIIRERQEKKPNADSAATAARDDEDLLDVLLRLHKEDALSFPLTPAIISAVIFDIFGAATDTTAATIEWAMAELIRNPHAMARAKLEVRQRLGVHHQRSVVTSADLGDLHYLRMVIKETLRLHPPGPMIHRACQEDCQVMGYDIPKGTAVMINVFAVGRDPTHWGEDAVEFKPERFKEMGTEYGWQGPQMEFIPFGAGRRQCPGALLATTTIELVLANLMYYFDWAIPDGAAPETLDMGEVFGIIVRTRSSLFLQAVAACHPQDH; via the exons ATGGAGATGGATCAACTCTCTCCCGGAATTAGCTTG TTTTCGTTGGCCGTAGCCACGATTCTCTTATGGTTTGTTCTGAGGCAGGCTCTCGGCGGTGGTAAGGACACAGGAGCCAAGCTTCCTCCAGGTCCATGGAACTTACCCGTCATCGGCAGCCTCCACCACCTCGTCATCGGCACGAAGCTGCCGCCGCACCGTGCGTTGCTCCGCCTGTCGCGCCGGCACGGCCCGCTCATGCTGGTCAGGCTCGGCGAGGTGCCCAAAGTCATCGTGTCCACCCCGGAGGCGGCGATGGAGGTACTCAAGACCAACGACCTCACCTTCGCGACCCGCCCTAGCGGCCCCACGCTGGACATCGTCAGCAGCGGCGGCAGAGGCCTCGTCTTCGCGCCCTACGGCGAGCACTGGCGGCAGATGCGCAAGGTCTGCGTCGTGGAGGTCCTCAGCGCGAGGCAGGTGCGGCGCATCGAGTCCATCAAGCAAGACGAGGTCGCGCGCCTCTTGGAGTCGGTCGCCGCCgcgtcgaccgcctcgccggccgccACCGTCGACCTCGGCGAGCGGCTGGCCAGGCTGACCAACAACGTCATCGCCAGGGCGGCGTTCGGCGGGGAGTGCCGGCAGCAGGAGGCGTACCTCCGGGAGCTCGCCAGGATGTCGACGCTGGTGGGAGGGTTCAGCCTCGTTGACCTCTTCCCGTCGTCGCGGCTGGTGCGGTGGCTGAGCAGCGCCGCCGGCGACGTCAGGAGGAGCCATGCCCGGGTGCAGCGCATCCTGGGAGACATCATCCGAGAGCGACAGGAGAAGAAACCAAACGCCGACTCTGCTGCTACTGCCGCTAGAGACGACGAGGACCTGCTGGACGTGCTCCTGAGGCTGCACAAGGAAGACGCACTCAGTTTCCCTCTGACGCCGGCGATCATCAGCGCCGTCATCTTT GATATATTTGGAGCAGCTACTGATACTACAGCTGCCACAATAGAATGGGCCATGGCGGAACTCATCCGCAACCCACACGCAATGGCAAGGGCGAAACTAGAAGTCCGACAGAGGCTGGGAGTACACCACCAGAGATCCGTTGTCACGAGTGCGGACCTCGGCGACCTGCACTACCTTCGGATGGTCATCAAGGAGACGCTAAGGTTGCACCCACCTGGCCCGATgatccaccgggcgtgccaggagGACTGCCAGGTCATGGGCTACGACATACCCAAGGGCACCGCCGTCATGATAAATGTCTTTGCGGTGGGGAGAGACCCGACACACTGGGGCGAGGATGCGGTCGAGTTCAAGCCGGAGAGATTCAAGGAGATGGGAACAGAGTATGGCTGGCAGGGGCCGCAGATGGAGTTCATTCCATTTGGGGCTGGCCGGCGGCAGTGCCCCGGAGCTCTGTTGGCGACTACGACCATCGAGCTCGTGCTCGCCAACCTCATGTACTACTTCGACTGGGCTATCCCTGATGGGGCAGCCCCAGAGACACTCGACATGGGTGAGGTGTTTGGGATCATCGTGCGCACTAGGTCCAGCCTCTTCCTGCAGGCAGTAGCTGCATGCCACCCACAAGACCACTAG